From the genome of Brevibacterium sp. JSBI002, one region includes:
- a CDS encoding MFS transporter — protein MTQTPVTAPSTQDPPQRFLSGKKRVLASAFAGTTIEWYDFYLYGTAAALIFNVQFFPSDSELGSRLASFATLAVGFFARPLGGIVAGHLGDRVGRKALLVVSLLSMGTASTLIGLVPNFDAIGWWAAVSLVVLRIIQGLSAGAEWGGSALLSVEHAPARRRGLFGSFTQIGSAAGMLLATSSFFLVQNLMSDEAFEAFGWRIPFLASALLVALGLWIRLGVSDAPEFQELKDSGKVAKAPLREVLTAHPRVLLVTIGLRLAQNSVFYLITVYMLSYLAENRGDSTSGVTAVMIASAVGLVTGPAWGWASDRIGRKPVTIFGLIGIAVFGWFFFAFLDAGPLGLLPLVVILGMNLAHDAVYGPQAAWFAEQFPIEVRYSGVNMGYQLGTVIGGGIMPMVAALLYVAGGHSPWLICGYLTLLCVLSLIAAIGAKDPARALARTAA, from the coding sequence ATGACGCAGACGCCGGTCACCGCACCGAGCACCCAGGACCCGCCGCAGCGGTTCCTGTCCGGGAAGAAGCGGGTCCTGGCCTCGGCCTTCGCCGGGACGACGATCGAGTGGTACGACTTCTACCTCTACGGCACCGCAGCAGCCCTGATCTTCAACGTCCAGTTCTTCCCCTCCGACAGTGAGCTCGGCAGCCGACTCGCGTCCTTCGCCACCCTCGCCGTCGGATTCTTCGCTCGGCCGTTGGGCGGAATCGTCGCCGGCCACCTCGGCGACCGTGTCGGTCGCAAGGCTCTGCTCGTCGTCTCCCTCCTGTCCATGGGGACGGCGTCGACGCTCATCGGCCTGGTCCCGAACTTCGACGCCATCGGCTGGTGGGCTGCTGTCTCCCTCGTCGTCCTGCGCATCATCCAGGGCCTCTCGGCAGGCGCCGAATGGGGCGGATCGGCTCTGCTGTCCGTCGAACATGCACCCGCCCGCAGACGCGGCCTCTTCGGATCCTTCACTCAGATCGGATCGGCGGCGGGAATGCTGCTGGCCACCAGCTCCTTCTTCCTCGTCCAGAACCTGATGAGCGACGAGGCGTTCGAAGCCTTCGGCTGGCGCATCCCCTTCCTCGCCTCCGCACTGCTCGTGGCACTGGGACTGTGGATCCGACTCGGCGTCTCCGATGCACCTGAGTTCCAGGAGCTCAAGGATTCCGGAAAGGTCGCCAAAGCACCGCTGCGGGAGGTGCTGACCGCTCATCCTCGGGTCCTGCTCGTCACCATCGGACTGCGGCTGGCACAGAACAGCGTCTTCTACCTCATCACCGTCTACATGCTCAGCTACCTGGCGGAGAATCGCGGCGATTCGACCTCGGGAGTCACAGCCGTCATGATCGCCTCGGCGGTCGGACTGGTGACCGGGCCGGCATGGGGGTGGGCCTCGGACCGGATCGGTCGCAAGCCCGTGACGATCTTCGGACTCATCGGCATCGCAGTATTCGGCTGGTTCTTCTTCGCCTTCCTCGACGCAGGCCCACTGGGACTGCTGCCGCTGGTCGTCATCCTCGGCATGAATCTCGCCCACGATGCCGTCTACGGTCCCCAGGCGGCCTGGTTCGCCGAACAGTTCCCCATCGAGGTCCGCTACTCAGGTGTGAACATGGGCTACCAGCTGGGCACCGTCATCGGCGGCGGAATCATGCCGATGGTCGCGGCCCTGCTCTACGTCGCCGGCGGCCACTCGCCGTGGCTCATCTGCGGCTACCTCACCCTGCTGTGCGTCCTCTCGCTCATTGCCGCCATCGGCGCCAAAGATCCTGCCCGAGCGCTCGCCCGCACCGCGGCCTGA